One segment of Stomatobaculum sp. F0698 DNA contains the following:
- a CDS encoding MATE family efflux transporter, translated as MSKDEYLITDAPLKALTVFAMPLILGSFFQQVYNMADSIIVGQFVGSSALAAVGACAALTNVFICVALGAGVGAGVLVSRYFGAKEYDKMKTIVSTSLISFLLLSICLGIIGFCFSRRMLRVLQTPDDILDTAVLYLRVYFVGFPFLFMYNILSSMFTSIGESKIPLGLLIFSSAFNIGLDYRMVAGLGLGVFGAALATLIAQGISAVLSLLLFLSRMKRYQGSFRRFDRQELQSMLRIAVPSVLQQSTVSVGMMIVQAVVNPFGTQALAGYAATMRVENVFSLIFVSIGNAVSPFVSQNLGAKKTERIRKGYRAALLLDACFALLAFLIIESLHTRISALFLGKDGTEFAYRVSGEYMKWLGYFFLFMGIKMATDGVLRGLGKMCPFLIANLVNLAIRLAVALLFAPRYGIAFVWLAVPAGWFANFLISYIALRKAWPERKVQA; from the coding sequence ATGTCAAAAGATGAATATTTGATCACAGATGCGCCGCTCAAGGCGCTGACAGTTTTTGCGATGCCGCTGATTCTCGGCAGCTTCTTTCAGCAGGTCTATAACATGGCCGATTCCATTATAGTCGGTCAATTTGTGGGATCGTCTGCCCTCGCTGCGGTCGGTGCCTGTGCGGCGCTCACGAATGTCTTCATCTGTGTGGCCCTCGGCGCAGGTGTCGGTGCCGGCGTGCTGGTGAGTCGCTATTTCGGGGCCAAAGAATACGACAAGATGAAGACCATCGTGTCGACTTCGCTTATCAGTTTTTTGCTGCTCAGCATATGCCTCGGCATCATCGGCTTTTGCTTTTCGCGGCGGATGCTGCGCGTCTTACAGACGCCGGATGACATCCTGGACACGGCGGTGTTGTATCTTCGTGTCTATTTTGTCGGTTTTCCGTTTTTGTTCATGTACAATATTCTCTCGAGCATGTTCACGTCCATAGGCGAATCCAAGATTCCGCTGGGACTTTTGATTTTTTCCTCGGCTTTCAATATAGGGTTGGATTACCGGATGGTGGCGGGACTGGGACTCGGCGTGTTCGGCGCAGCGCTTGCGACATTGATTGCACAGGGCATTTCCGCAGTGTTATCGCTCCTTCTTTTTTTGAGCCGGATGAAGCGATATCAGGGAAGTTTTCGTCGCTTTGACAGGCAGGAATTACAGTCCATGCTGCGGATTGCGGTCCCGTCTGTACTCCAGCAGTCCACCGTCTCCGTCGGGATGATGATTGTTCAGGCGGTTGTGAATCCCTTCGGAACCCAGGCACTCGCAGGGTATGCGGCTACCATGCGGGTCGAGAATGTCTTTTCGCTGATTTTTGTTTCCATCGGCAATGCGGTTTCTCCCTTTGTCTCCCAGAACCTCGGTGCCAAGAAGACGGAGCGGATTCGGAAAGGGTATCGTGCCGCACTGCTGTTGGATGCATGTTTTGCTTTACTTGCGTTTCTGATCATTGAAAGCTTGCATACACGCATTTCCGCGCTGTTTCTCGGAAAGGACGGAACGGAATTCGCGTATCGGGTGTCCGGAGAATACATGAAATGGCTCGGCTATTTCTTCCTCTTCATGGGAATTAAAATGGCGACGGACGGCGTGCTTCGCGGACTCGGCAAGATGTGTCCGTTCCTCATCGCGAATCTCGTGAATCTCGCGATTCGCCTCGCGGTTGCGCTGCTCTTTGCGCCGCGCTATGGCATCGCTTTTGTCTGGCTCGCGGTTCCGGCCGGCTGGTTTGCGAACTTTTTGATCTCTTATATTGCGCTCAGGAAGGCGTGGCCCGAAAGGAAAGTGCAGGCCTAA
- a CDS encoding M14 family zinc carboxypeptidase, which produces MRRKLWLLLCALGVLGMAACGAGESKANAAAKTKVVKSSAAAKTSAESKTNESESAATAKAAASDSAEAATEPAMPASTAAGTAEATLGIIQSGDYLCFQSSLYTYGEFQRDMVVLQKNAGAALRVDEIGQTVDGNRLYDFRVGNPAAERHLLVFGGIHAREYITAQLVMRQLVQLLSDQSANGSYENMAVRELLSNTEIHFIPMANPDGIGISQLGIEGLRTEAVRETVRQIASKDGKALTEAYLRQWKSNANGVDLNRNFDALWESYNDHLGHASADHYKGTAPECELESKALADLTRQFQFDATLSYHTQGEVIYWNFGQEGELKDMSLLLANRVSELTGYRLDGNFQALDTAGYKDWAISKMGIPSLTIEAGHGGNPVDPAQMDAIWRENRNVVPMTLKLLKEGQLRRVR; this is translated from the coding sequence ATGAGACGAAAACTCTGGCTACTGCTTTGCGCGCTTGGCGTACTCGGCATGGCGGCCTGCGGCGCGGGCGAGAGTAAGGCGAATGCCGCGGCAAAGACTAAGGTCGTGAAGAGCAGCGCGGCTGCAAAAACTTCAGCGGAGTCAAAGACCAACGAGAGCGAAAGCGCTGCCACGGCAAAGGCAGCGGCTTCGGACAGCGCGGAAGCGGCGACAGAACCCGCTATGCCTGCATCGACCGCGGCGGGCACGGCGGAAGCAACGCTCGGCATCATTCAGAGCGGAGACTATCTCTGCTTTCAGAGCAGCCTCTATACCTACGGAGAGTTTCAGCGGGACATGGTTGTGCTGCAAAAGAACGCGGGTGCCGCGCTCCGCGTGGATGAAATCGGGCAGACCGTGGACGGAAACAGGCTCTATGACTTTCGTGTGGGCAACCCGGCGGCAGAGCGGCATCTATTGGTCTTCGGCGGGATTCATGCGCGGGAGTACATCACGGCGCAGCTTGTCATGCGGCAGCTGGTGCAGCTCCTAAGCGACCAAAGCGCTAACGGAAGCTATGAGAACATGGCTGTCCGGGAGCTGCTCTCGAACACGGAAATCCACTTTATTCCGATGGCAAATCCGGACGGCATCGGCATAAGCCAACTGGGGATTGAGGGACTGCGCACGGAGGCGGTTCGGGAGACGGTGCGGCAAATTGCCTCTAAGGACGGAAAAGCGCTCACGGAAGCTTATTTAAGGCAGTGGAAATCCAATGCAAACGGCGTTGACTTAAACCGAAACTTCGATGCGCTCTGGGAATCCTATAACGATCATCTGGGGCATGCCTCGGCGGATCACTATAAGGGCACGGCGCCGGAGTGCGAACTTGAGTCGAAGGCGCTCGCGGATTTGACGCGGCAGTTTCAATTCGATGCGACGCTCAGCTATCACACGCAGGGCGAGGTGATTTACTGGAACTTCGGCCAGGAGGGGGAACTGAAAGACATGAGCTTGCTGCTCGCGAACCGCGTTTCGGAGCTCACGGGCTATCGCTTGGACGGCAACTTTCAGGCGCTCGATACGGCGGGGTATAAGGACTGGGCCATTTCAAAGATGGGCATCCCGAGTCTCACGATAGAGGCGGGGCACGGCGGCAATCCGGTGGATCCCGCACAGATGGATGCGATTTGGCGCGAGAACCGAAACGTGGTGCCTATGACTTTGAAGCTCCTAAAAGAGGGGCAGTTGCGGCGCGTGCGGTAA
- a CDS encoding DUF3825 domain-containing protein yields the protein MHPEEREKLTPQVWHIIRGRQASPDNMVDVATLEPLFMAEGLRYADFGFASLRDFLNEFRAVLNLVDGAPAGGGLPAKSYVQLKDFDTSEATVGQKAEAPEQPLRPVSPEDTEQPELSAAEKAALAPKIQAAFRSAVSNEEGWVNLASLGALLKENGADAKQLGFPKMRPFLEQFPELLELKYEPSPSGKAWVAYARLRAAESALPSGHAGDVPSEHTARADAEQTVTEPSVPPAGTQTTKASSGSEEALHPELSAEEKTVLGPKVCEAVQSAASNEAGWVNLAGIGEALKGNGIDVKLLGFQKILPFLEQFPELLELKHEPTASGKAWVAYARLREDERREVDGKAEKSAAKPYAPRPNLPEHRTLESKFPNKDSWLFYWARIPNLKIKELAEKALAEKWYYGAANAADAENNPILKNYLAYTFKRLVFEDKILYGDVADAGHAGEEYAAFNTGLVDQKYEYIYALFKKNTMSPQPYWYLLDFVVAGEQSGKTLARLFYPLPKRADYFENQFRNMVYDTSTQLLCDYTHIIVERIGRFPLRFLQENCPPNMLDIDGIKLEEVYPKHAKDSERKRYFEQLGERIRNTPVVLNNLKNRLEAAIHLTLKRVEWNYKTAIPVYFPTRNLCSLLLPLCLSEEGQVDLALVVEPLQSGAYQGQTVLPLDLAYNNSRLLTRPDSDWLRPDSIQSNGSDDEEE from the coding sequence ATGCATCCGGAAGAAAGAGAAAAATTGACGCCGCAGGTTTGGCATATCATACGGGGGCGGCAGGCATCACCCGACAATATGGTGGATGTTGCAACCCTTGAACCGCTCTTTATGGCAGAGGGGCTTCGCTATGCGGACTTCGGTTTTGCGAGCCTTCGGGATTTTTTGAATGAATTCCGGGCAGTTTTAAATCTGGTGGACGGAGCGCCTGCGGGCGGTGGGCTTCCCGCAAAATCCTATGTGCAGCTGAAGGACTTTGATACCTCAGAAGCGACAGTGGGGCAGAAAGCGGAAGCTCCCGAACAGCCGTTACGGCCTGTCTCGCCGGAAGACACCGAACAGCCGGAACTTTCCGCGGCAGAAAAGGCAGCGCTTGCACCGAAGATTCAAGCTGCTTTTCGAAGTGCGGTTTCCAATGAAGAGGGCTGGGTGAACCTCGCGAGTCTCGGTGCCCTGCTCAAAGAAAACGGGGCGGATGCGAAGCAACTCGGTTTCCCGAAGATGAGGCCCTTCCTTGAGCAGTTCCCGGAACTTCTCGAGCTAAAGTACGAGCCCTCGCCGAGCGGCAAGGCCTGGGTTGCCTATGCGCGGCTCCGCGCTGCGGAGTCAGCTCTTCCGTCGGGGCACGCAGGAGATGTGCCGTCAGAGCATACGGCGCGTGCAGATGCAGAGCAAACGGTCACTGAACCGTCCGTGCCGCCTGCGGGCACCCAGACAACGAAGGCATCTTCGGGAAGCGAAGAAGCATTGCACCCGGAACTCTCTGCGGAAGAGAAAACAGTGCTCGGCCCGAAGGTTTGCGAGGCGGTTCAGAGTGCTGCTTCGAATGAAGCGGGCTGGGTTAACTTAGCCGGAATCGGTGAGGCACTCAAGGGAAACGGGATTGATGTGAAACTGCTCGGCTTTCAGAAGATACTGCCCTTCCTCGAGCAGTTCCCGGAACTTCTCGAGCTAAAGCACGAGCCCACAGCGAGCGGTAAGGCTTGGGTGGCCTATGCGCGACTTCGGGAGGACGAGAGAAGAGAGGTAGATGGCAAGGCAGAGAAGAGCGCCGCAAAGCCGTATGCGCCGAGGCCAAACCTGCCCGAGCACAGAACGCTTGAGAGTAAGTTCCCGAATAAGGATTCCTGGCTCTTTTACTGGGCCAGAATCCCGAACCTGAAAATCAAAGAACTTGCGGAAAAGGCGCTGGCGGAAAAGTGGTATTACGGCGCGGCGAATGCGGCCGATGCCGAGAATAACCCTATTTTAAAGAATTATCTTGCCTACACCTTTAAGCGTCTTGTGTTCGAAGACAAAATTTTATACGGCGATGTTGCGGATGCGGGACATGCCGGCGAGGAGTATGCGGCCTTCAATACCGGCCTGGTCGATCAAAAGTACGAGTATATCTACGCGCTCTTTAAGAAGAACACCATGTCGCCGCAGCCCTACTGGTATCTCCTCGACTTTGTGGTCGCGGGAGAGCAGTCCGGAAAAACCTTGGCAAGACTTTTTTATCCGCTGCCGAAGCGCGCCGACTATTTTGAAAATCAGTTTCGGAACATGGTCTACGACACTTCGACCCAGCTGCTCTGCGATTACACGCACATCATTGTGGAGCGCATCGGGCGTTTTCCGCTCCGTTTTTTGCAGGAGAATTGCCCGCCGAATATGCTTGATATCGACGGTATCAAATTGGAAGAGGTGTATCCGAAGCACGCAAAGGACAGCGAGAGAAAGCGCTATTTTGAGCAGCTCGGTGAGCGCATCCGGAATACGCCCGTTGTGCTGAACAATTTGAAAAACCGGCTGGAGGCGGCCATTCATTTAACCTTAAAGCGGGTTGAGTGGAATTATAAAACGGCAATCCCGGTGTATTTCCCGACCAGAAATCTCTGCTCGCTCTTGCTGCCGCTCTGCCTCTCGGAGGAGGGACAGGTGGATCTTGCGCTGGTGGTCGAGCCTTTGCAATCCGGCGCGTATCAGGGGCAGACGGTGCTGCCGCTGGATCTTGCCTACAATAACAGCCGTCTTCTCACGCGGCCGGACAGCGACTGGCTGCGTCCGGACAGCATTCAGTCGAACGGAAGCGATGACGAGGAGGAATAA
- a CDS encoding Rossmann-like domain-containing protein, which yields MQDLKEIYERLGKLYETEREEMPVLDEFILEYRWFMCADTRGRVSQCLRVGKEKSPEAYQAVLSKELGKPVNQVIENLFAADDETLREPLVALLNLMSKPFNTAERLLEQGIVREPGLQFPYDVSGKKVGIIGYGLYNQFFLGKCKEFHAFDLRPEKGLLNYRIGREGMKIYPEGIHWHLGKSAIDYAEVLKTLDMVIMTGCTIVNDSYRDILACCEKAEIRGIYGPSNELCPAYLFDLGYNYIFSASVRDKESYLQAQLAPLPVGEDLKFMDLYILRRK from the coding sequence ATGCAAGATTTAAAAGAGATATATGAACGGCTCGGAAAGCTATACGAAACCGAGCGGGAAGAAATGCCGGTTTTGGATGAGTTTATCCTTGAGTACCGCTGGTTCATGTGCGCAGATACGAGAGGCCGGGTCTCGCAGTGCTTACGTGTGGGTAAGGAGAAGAGCCCGGAGGCGTATCAGGCAGTATTGTCAAAAGAGCTCGGAAAGCCGGTTAATCAGGTGATTGAGAACCTTTTTGCGGCGGATGATGAGACGCTTCGAGAGCCGCTTGTCGCACTGTTGAATTTGATGAGTAAGCCCTTCAACACCGCAGAGCGTCTCTTAGAGCAGGGAATTGTGCGTGAGCCGGGATTGCAGTTTCCCTATGATGTTTCAGGCAAGAAAGTCGGTATTATAGGCTATGGACTTTACAATCAGTTTTTCCTCGGAAAATGCAAGGAGTTTCATGCCTTTGATTTGCGACCGGAGAAAGGACTTTTGAATTACCGCATCGGGAGAGAGGGCATGAAAATCTATCCGGAGGGGATTCACTGGCATCTCGGGAAGAGCGCAATCGACTATGCGGAGGTGCTAAAGACTCTGGACATGGTTATTATGACAGGATGCACGATCGTCAATGACAGTTACCGGGATATCCTGGCCTGCTGTGAGAAGGCAGAGATTCGCGGCATTTACGGTCCGAGCAATGAGCTCTGCCCCGCATATCTCTTTGATCTCGGCTACAATTATATTTTCAGTGCCTCGGTGCGCGATAAAGAGAGCTATTTGCAGGCACAGCTTGCGCCGCTCCCCGTGGGCGAAGATTTAAAATTCATGGATTTATATATTCTGCGCCGGAAATAA
- a CDS encoding GTP-binding protein gives MLSNVIESLNRITYECIQILKPLTLVDGLSFQRYRAEYTELYLDQIRNASYLAITKMEQASAEEVRHLIGELRKINPSAEICPTHYKDAEEAWWEKLLTGAADVSEPKSETGSSTPQAETQLPDTFSMEKAYVDTPEPFLLFLEALIRGHYGNIIRAKGLIPAGACTLRFDVADGRYSVRLEDTESAEETDQNAVAVFIGHGMTKQAIRRVIHQKT, from the coding sequence ATGCTGTCCAATGTCATAGAGAGCCTGAATCGCATCACTTATGAGTGCATTCAGATCTTAAAGCCGCTGACTCTGGTGGACGGCCTCAGTTTTCAGCGCTATCGCGCCGAATATACGGAACTCTACCTGGATCAGATTCGCAATGCCTCGTATCTTGCAATTACCAAGATGGAACAGGCATCCGCGGAAGAAGTGCGGCATTTAATCGGCGAATTGCGGAAGATTAATCCGAGTGCCGAGATATGTCCGACGCATTATAAGGACGCGGAAGAAGCGTGGTGGGAGAAACTTTTGACCGGCGCGGCCGATGTAAGCGAGCCGAAATCGGAGACCGGGAGCTCGACGCCGCAAGCGGAAACGCAATTACCGGATACGTTTTCGATGGAGAAAGCCTATGTAGACACCCCGGAACCGTTTCTACTGTTTCTGGAAGCGCTGATACGCGGGCACTACGGAAATATCATTCGTGCCAAAGGGTTGATTCCGGCCGGGGCTTGTACGCTTCGCTTTGACGTGGCGGACGGACGCTACAGCGTGCGTCTCGAAGATACCGAGTCCGCGGAAGAGACAGATCAAAATGCTGTCGCGGTCTTCATAGGGCATGGAATGACGAAGCAGGCGATACGCCGTGTGATACATCAAAAAACATAG
- a CDS encoding GNAT family N-acetyltransferase — protein sequence MIQTIETERLFLRRIRAEDWKDIQAIWVSAAKSVYAQYDWPNDLDDDSVQTRVAGLDLLAESDAHIFLAICLNNRVIGYFSLNSCGEGYELGYCFHSDFHGKGYARESLGAVLGFLRNRGVPFVEAGTALRNTPSLRLLRSLGFELRGTEKVSFYQDAEGKDIFFDGGIFVRRLAR from the coding sequence ATGATACAGACGATAGAGACCGAGCGCCTTTTCCTTAGGCGGATCAGAGCGGAAGATTGGAAGGATATTCAGGCAATTTGGGTCAGTGCGGCAAAATCCGTGTACGCCCAATATGACTGGCCGAACGATTTGGATGATGACTCTGTTCAAACCCGAGTTGCAGGCTTAGATTTGCTTGCGGAGAGTGACGCCCACATTTTTCTTGCGATTTGCCTGAATAACAGGGTGATAGGTTATTTTTCTTTAAATTCATGCGGAGAGGGCTATGAACTCGGCTATTGCTTTCATTCGGATTTCCACGGAAAGGGCTATGCGAGGGAGAGCTTGGGGGCTGTGTTAGGGTTCCTGCGGAACCGGGGTGTTCCGTTCGTTGAGGCGGGGACGGCGCTCCGGAATACGCCCTCGCTGCGTTTGCTGCGCTCGCTCGGCTTTGAACTCCGCGGAACAGAGAAGGTATCCTTTTACCAAGACGCGGAAGGCAAGGATATCTTCTTTGATGGCGGCATCTTTGTGCGGCGCTTGGCCCGTTAA
- a CDS encoding DUF3427 domain-containing protein, translated as MLYDGIYEQLISKGLERELEKSDKYSLTEPIDTAEASKILAKYVATVVERGMENLKDQGADLQEQVALANHLIDAILERTKEADFAALSVAERAEQLLALFDRKNSILALDEKAQLVRPETSIAQSSLFTGAVHEPQMYSELKKEIVSSNRIDILVSFIKWSGLRLMMDELKHFTENGGELRFITTSYMGATDVKAIEELRKLSNTQIKVSYNTKITRLHAKAYIFYRDSGFTTAYVGSSNISNAALTSGLEWNTKITKQDLPETIAKVAATFEFYWNDKEFEYYDEGQKERLSRALQAEKYSGEQPTEVYTMDIQPYSYQQEILDKLEAERSIRGYTRNLVVAATGTGKTVISALDYRRFRKQNPGKPCRLLFVAHREEILKQSLYTFRAVLKDANFGELFVGNHKPESIDHLFLSIQTFSSQAFTDKTSEDFYDYIVVDEFHHAAAKSYQSLLAYYKPKILLGLTATPERMDGKNILAYLSNRIAAEIRLPEAIDRKLLCPFQYFGVTDSVDLDGLKWAAGGYDKTALSNIYSMSGYVAKQRANLILSSMLNYVTDINDVKGLGFCVTVEHAEFMSRFFNEHGIPSLALTGKSPEEERRSAGSALVSGELRFLFVVDIYNEGVDIPEINTVMFLRPTESLTIFLQQLGRGLRLVEGKECLTVLDFIGQANKKYNFEDKFAALLSNSGQSVAREIKNGFVSAPKGCYIQLERQAAKYILENIRASYGNTAGLVARIASFEEDSGLALTLANFLRYYHLDPRSLYKFTSFSRLSVRAGVRDEFTEPLEEVLTKAMAKFAVVDSRRWIQFILKLLENLSTLQIEEFSALERRMFRMFYMTIWGKAFDEESREALAEKLTALAESPLMVRELQKLLRYQYDRIDFIDEPVNLSFDCPLDLHCSYSRDQILAAMDFLKPATVREGVKWLPEQKLDVFFVTLNKSDKDYSPTTMYNDYSINETLFHWQSQSTTGEQSATGQRYIHHKERGSRILLFVREFKSDRISNTAAAYTYLGIANYVKHEGSKPMNITWKLDCPIPAKYLRKTNKLVVG; from the coding sequence GTGCTGTATGATGGAATCTATGAACAACTAATCAGCAAGGGCTTGGAGCGTGAACTAGAGAAGAGTGATAAGTACAGCTTGACGGAACCAATCGATACCGCAGAGGCCTCTAAAATTCTTGCTAAGTATGTCGCCACGGTTGTGGAGCGCGGCATGGAGAATCTGAAGGATCAGGGGGCTGATTTACAGGAGCAGGTTGCACTTGCAAATCACTTGATTGATGCCATTTTGGAAAGAACCAAGGAGGCTGACTTTGCCGCACTCTCCGTAGCGGAGCGTGCGGAGCAATTACTGGCACTCTTTGACCGGAAGAACAGCATCCTCGCACTGGATGAAAAGGCACAGCTCGTGAGACCGGAGACCTCGATTGCGCAATCAAGTCTCTTCACCGGAGCTGTACATGAGCCACAGATGTACAGCGAGCTCAAAAAGGAGATTGTATCCAGCAATCGCATTGACATCTTGGTCTCGTTTATCAAATGGAGCGGCTTGCGGCTCATGATGGACGAGCTGAAGCACTTCACCGAAAATGGCGGGGAACTGCGCTTTATCACGACCTCCTATATGGGTGCCACAGATGTCAAGGCCATTGAGGAGCTAAGGAAGCTCAGCAACACACAGATTAAAGTCAGCTACAACACAAAGATTACGCGACTTCATGCGAAGGCATACATCTTTTATCGCGACAGCGGTTTTACCACGGCTTATGTGGGCTCTTCGAATATATCGAACGCGGCTTTGACGAGTGGGCTTGAGTGGAATACCAAGATTACCAAGCAGGATTTACCGGAGACCATAGCAAAAGTCGCAGCTACGTTTGAGTTCTACTGGAATGATAAGGAATTTGAATACTACGATGAGGGACAGAAAGAGCGTTTAAGCCGCGCCTTGCAGGCTGAGAAGTACAGTGGAGAACAGCCGACCGAAGTCTACACGATGGACATTCAGCCCTATTCTTATCAGCAGGAGATTCTGGATAAGCTGGAGGCCGAGCGGAGCATCCGAGGTTATACCCGCAATCTGGTTGTGGCGGCAACTGGTACGGGTAAGACCGTGATTTCTGCGCTTGATTACCGACGTTTTCGGAAGCAGAATCCCGGGAAACCCTGCCGACTTTTGTTCGTCGCACATCGGGAGGAAATTTTAAAGCAGAGTCTCTATACCTTCCGCGCGGTGTTGAAGGATGCGAACTTTGGCGAGTTGTTTGTTGGGAATCATAAGCCGGAGAGCATCGACCACCTTTTTCTCTCTATACAGACCTTTAGCAGTCAGGCATTTACGGATAAGACTTCGGAAGACTTTTACGATTACATCGTAGTGGATGAGTTCCACCACGCAGCTGCAAAGAGTTACCAGAGTTTACTCGCGTACTACAAACCGAAAATCTTGCTCGGACTCACGGCGACACCGGAGCGCATGGACGGGAAGAACATTCTCGCCTATCTGAGCAATCGCATTGCCGCAGAGATACGGCTTCCGGAGGCCATTGACCGCAAACTTCTCTGCCCCTTCCAGTATTTCGGTGTGACCGACAGCGTTGACCTGGATGGTTTAAAGTGGGCTGCGGGCGGCTATGATAAGACCGCACTCTCAAATATCTACAGTATGAGTGGTTATGTGGCAAAGCAGCGCGCCAACTTAATTCTGTCCTCCATGCTGAACTATGTGACAGACATTAACGACGTAAAGGGACTCGGTTTCTGCGTGACGGTGGAACATGCGGAATTTATGAGTCGCTTCTTCAATGAACACGGCATTCCTTCCTTGGCATTGACGGGAAAGTCGCCGGAGGAGGAGCGCCGCAGCGCCGGAAGTGCCCTGGTTTCCGGGGAGCTTCGTTTCTTATTTGTCGTTGACATCTACAACGAGGGTGTAGATATTCCCGAAATCAACACGGTCATGTTCCTCCGGCCAACGGAGTCGTTGACTATCTTTTTACAGCAGCTGGGACGCGGTCTCCGGCTCGTAGAGGGAAAAGAGTGCCTGACGGTTCTCGACTTTATCGGACAGGCAAACAAAAAGTATAATTTCGAGGATAAGTTTGCCGCCCTGCTCTCGAACAGCGGTCAGAGCGTAGCGCGGGAGATTAAAAACGGATTTGTCTCAGCGCCGAAGGGCTGCTATATCCAACTGGAGCGGCAGGCAGCGAAGTATATCCTAGAGAATATTCGTGCGTCCTATGGAAACACAGCAGGCTTGGTTGCGCGGATTGCCTCCTTTGAAGAGGACAGCGGTTTGGCGCTGACGCTTGCAAATTTCCTTAGGTATTACCACCTGGATCCGCGAAGTCTTTATAAGTTTACTTCTTTCTCGCGGCTGTCCGTGCGTGCCGGTGTAAGGGACGAATTCACGGAGCCCTTGGAGGAAGTTTTGACCAAAGCGATGGCAAAGTTCGCGGTCGTGGATTCCAGACGTTGGATTCAGTTCATCCTGAAACTACTCGAAAACTTGTCGACACTCCAAATCGAGGAATTCTCTGCGCTCGAACGGCGGATGTTTCGTATGTTCTATATGACCATTTGGGGCAAGGCCTTCGATGAGGAAAGCCGGGAAGCATTGGCAGAAAAGCTCACAGCGCTTGCGGAAAGTCCGCTTATGGTGCGAGAATTGCAGAAACTCCTTCGCTATCAGTATGACCGCATTGATTTTATCGATGAGCCGGTAAATCTCAGCTTTGACTGCCCGCTTGACTTGCATTGCAGCTACAGTAGGGACCAGATTCTGGCAGCGATGGACTTTTTAAAGCCCGCAACCGTCCGCGAGGGTGTCAAATGGCTTCCGGAGCAAAAACTGGATGTTTTCTTTGTGACCCTGAATAAGTCCGACAAGGACTATTCGCCGACCACCATGTACAACGATTACTCGATCAATGAGACGCTGTTCCACTGGCAGAGTCAGAGCACCACGGGGGAGCAGTCCGCGACCGGGCAGCGTTACATCCACCACAAGGAGCGCGGCAGCCGTATTCTACTCTTTGTCCGCGAATTTAAGTCGGACCGCATCAGCAATACGGCTGCGGCCTATACCTATCTCGGAATTGCGAACTATGTAAAGCACGAGGGCAGCAAGCCGATGAATATTACATGGAAGCTGGATTGTCCCATCCCTGCAAAGTATCTCAGGAAGACTAACAAGCTGGTGGTCGGATAA
- a CDS encoding GNAT family N-acetyltransferase: MKQYEAEQSSEILEKLIQLSAQWAAEQNCYGYYPNTEADIEGKRIFLAEDEDGIEAYLLGKIEPAKNMKSIMPEGTLYFEVEELYVVPEKRSQGIGEALFRFAEETIKKDVQFIVLSTASKNSKAILHFYLDELGMQFWSARLFKKIGE; encoded by the coding sequence ATGAAACAATATGAGGCAGAGCAATCCTCTGAGATACTGGAAAAACTGATACAGCTGTCCGCGCAGTGGGCGGCGGAACAGAACTGTTACGGCTATTATCCGAATACGGAAGCGGACATCGAGGGGAAGCGGATTTTCCTCGCGGAGGATGAAGACGGAATTGAAGCGTACCTGCTCGGCAAGATTGAGCCTGCGAAGAACATGAAATCTATCATGCCGGAGGGAACCCTGTACTTTGAAGTTGAGGAGTTGTATGTTGTTCCGGAAAAGCGCTCGCAGGGAATCGGCGAAGCGCTGTTTCGCTTTGCGGAAGAAACAATCAAAAAGGACGTGCAATTTATCGTGCTCAGTACTGCGAGTAAGAACAGCAAGGCGATTTTACATTTTTACTTGGATGAACTGGGGATGCAGTTCTGGAGCGCGCGGTTATTTAAGAAGATAGGAGAATAG
- a CDS encoding helix-turn-helix domain-containing protein produces the protein MRRKVVRAHIQDGRTIASLVAEYGISGATVSNRVRSYREECQNNDEEKSQLEMMEERRRLRREKAELEKENSFLKKAAAFFAKEID, from the coding sequence ATCAGACGAAAAGTTGTTCGTGCGCACATTCAGGATGGGCGCACGATTGCCAGCCTTGTGGCTGAGTACGGCATATCCGGAGCCACTGTTTCCAACCGGGTACGCTCGTATCGCGAAGAATGCCAGAACAATGATGAGGAGAAGTCTCAGTTGGAGATGATGGAAGAACGTCGTCGTCTCCGGCGTGAAAAAGCCGAATTGGAAAAGGAGAACAGCTTTTTAAAAAAAGCAGCGGCATTCTTCGCGAAGGAAATCGATTAG